In Dromaius novaehollandiae isolate bDroNov1 chromosome 2, bDroNov1.hap1, whole genome shotgun sequence, one DNA window encodes the following:
- the E2F5 gene encoding transcription factor E2F5, producing the protein MAAAEAAAGGGGGGSSRHEKSLGLLTTKFVSLLQEAKDGVLDLKAAADTLAVRQKRRIYDITNVLEGIDLIEKKSKNSIQWKGVGAGCNTKEVVDRLRYLEAEIEDLELKEKELDQQKLWLQQSIKNVMDDSTNHQFSYVTHEDICNCFNGDTLLAIQAPCGTQLEVPIPEMGQNGQKKYQINLKSSSGPIHVLLINKESSSSKPMVFPVPPPDDLAQPPSQPATPVTPPKPTTAPQNPPEQGGLNQGQHLPQTSVADTPSDSSLQQNSATSATPYSSLPDSVLYPSLSGDVAQATASSNDYQALLPLDVNCILKPNSFDIAKMDEPAGTISGDIIDELMSSDVFPLLRLSPTPGDDYNFNLDDNEGVCDLFDVQILNY; encoded by the exons atggccgcggccgaggcggcggcgggcggcggcggcggcgggagcagccgccACGAGAAGAGCCTGGGGCTGCTGACCACCAAGTTCGTGTCGCTGCTGCAGGAGGCCAAGGACGGCGTGCTGGACCTCAAAGcg GCTGCTGATACTCTTGCTGTGAGACAGAAGAGAAGGATCTATGATATCACCAACGTTTTAGAAGGAATTGATCTGATTGAGAAAAAGTCAAAAAACAGCATTCAGTGGAA AGGAGTAGGTGCTGGCTGCAATACAAAGGAAGTCGTAGACAGACTGAGGTATCTTGAAGCTGAAATTGAAGATCTagagctaaaagaaaaagaattggatCAGCAGAAACTGTGGCTACAGCAAAGTATTAAGAATGTTATGGATGACTCTACAAATCACCAAT tttcatatgTCACCCATGAAGATATCTGTAATTGCTTCAATG GAGACACACTTCTAGCAATTCAAGCACCTTGTGGTACACAGTTAGAAGTACCTATACCCGAAATG GGACAGAATGGACAAAAGAAATACCAGATCAATCTTAAAAGTAGTTCAGGACCCATCCATGTGCTGCTTATAAATAAAGAATCAAGTTCCTCCAAGCCCATGGTGTTTCCAGTTCCTCCACCTGATGACCTTGCACAACCCCCATCTCAACCTGCAACTCCAGTGACTCCCCCTAAACCTACTACCGCTCCTCAGAATCCACCAGAACAAGGTGGTCTTAATCAGGGGCAACATTTACCACAAACATCAGTTGCAGACACCCCATCAG ACAGCAGTTTGCAGCAGAACAGTGCCACTTCAGCAACTCCTTATTCCAGCCTTCCAGACTCTGTGTTATACCCCAGCCTTTCAGGAGATGTCGCCCAAGCTACAGCTAGCTCAAATGACTATCAGGCTTTGCTCCCTTTGGATGTTAACTGCATTCTCAAGCCAAATTCATTTGACATAGCAAAGATGGATGAGCCCGCAG GAACTATCAGTGGGGATATTATTGATGAACTCATGTCTTCTGATG TTTTTCCTCTCTTACGACTCTCTCCTACTCCCGGAGATGACTACAACTTTAACCTGGATGATAATGAAGGAGTCTGTGATCTCTTTGATGTGCAGATACTAAATTATTAG
- the LRRCC1 gene encoding leucine-rich repeat and coiled-coil domain-containing protein 1 isoform X2, whose translation MAGAGAGAGRGELSLMDRGLQSLLEVALSAELRTLNLHCNRIARIEGLGHLRGLQHLDLSSNQIRLMEGLGSLASLRTLNLSCNLITRVEGLEKLLNLTVLNLSYNRIHDLSGFQCLHGTSHKISRIELHSNCIDNMNHFLQCTKGLHSLTNLTLEKNGKTNPICHTAGYREIVLQTLPQLTVLDGRNIYGEPVDLAEENLQCLDDILDCLVSSASPLYKDKNCATLPVVTPHIDQALAHFRQRTRIPLQSAASSSTEAVSSSEPEKVKLDKIHSEMRIKKIEDQISQILQKVSDASRKDAPPNVLKAKRDTDPTSESEHESGKENDRKVVKRSKIPTYRRTALSTRCHANHPKSKITDREEKGSFKCPRSSQRETHVNSSSDTPDLKVEGRRAELLTGKQSHTEKVEETNSNATEESTYRALIQELDQEKERRWKAEQAEKKLIEHVKELQKHAKEDKNIQSMAVYTTDRLKELILKEREVKTRLQADVQQLKGEAERLTNELNQARNKEAEYQKAMQALEETLSKMETQRLQQRTAEMKQIQEAEIKASASEREVQLLRISLRQQKEKVKQLHELLILREQEQRKELETRVALNGPEFQHVLSKEVAKEEQRHEERVKEFQEKINMLNQKYMELEDEFRLALTIEAKRFKEVRDAFENVAAELAEHKQALFQYEQKEKQMASLIQDLTSIVKEQKANITELLKSKQEATANLKCRTGELETVAEEDKQKAVKIELLKKENAKLTSQLTAQESLIDGLKMERKIWGQELAQQGAHLAQDRGKLEAKIEVLTNEIEILKKQKEQDNDAIRIKTKIVDDQTETIRKLKEGLKEKDQQIRKQHEESTEAQRIFQIQLDEKAAEFEELMEKLERQNERKEELKQLLEEKEVELDDVKKAHSALKKKWQGKGELLGQLEVQVKQMKESFDIKEKKLIEERNKSLQTQKVAMEKLHAMDDAFRKQLESTLAAHQTELLQLENEKQKQIEEANEKVYQVEEEMRQLLQEMANNKKSMENKIRRLTNALNDIQQDL comes from the exons AtggcgggggccggcgccggcgccggccgcggggagCTCAGCCTCATGGACAGGGGCCTTCAGAG CCTGCTGGAGGTCGCCCTGAGCGCGGAGCTGCGCACGCTCAACCTGCACTGCAACCGCATCGCCAGGATCGAGGGGCTCGGCCACCTCCGCGGCTTGCAGCACTTGGATCTGTCGTCCAACCAAATCCGCCTCATGGAGGGACTCGGCTCCCTGGCCAGCCTGCGCACGCTGAACCTGTCCTGCAACCTCATCACCAGGGTGGAGG GACTAGAAAAACTCCTTAACTTAACTGTGCTGAATTTGTCATATAACCGCATACATGATCTCTCTG GATTTCAGTGCCTTCATGGAACCAGTCATAAGATTAGTCGGATTGAACTTCACAGCAACTGCATAGACAATATGAATCATTTCCTTCAGTGCACAAAGGGGCTGCACTCTTTGACCAATctcacattagaaaaaaatggaaagaccAATCCAATTTGTCACACAGCAG gttATAGAGAAATTGTTCTTCAGACTTTGCCCCAGCTAACAGTTCTAGATGGAAGAAATATTTATGGTGAACCAGTAGATTTGGCAGAAGAAAACTTGCAGTGTTTAGATGATATTTTGGACTGTTTGGTTTCATCTGCGTCCCCCCTGTACAAAGATAAG AATTGTGCTACGTTACCGGTGGTGACACCTCATATTGACCAGGCATTAGCGCATTTTCGTCAACGAACAAGGATACCACTACAAAGTGCTGCCAGCTCCTCTACAGAGGCAGTCTCATCTTCAGAACCAGAAAAGGTCAAACTGGATAAAATACACAGTGAgatgaggattaaaaaaatagaagatcaAATTTCACAGATACTgcaaaag GTATCTGATGCCTCAAGAAAGGATGCTCCTCCAAATGTTCTCAAAGCTAAGAGAGACACAGATCCAACTTCTGAGAGTGAACATGAGAGTGGGAAAGAAAACGACAGAAAAGTTGTGAAAAGAAGCAAGATCCCTACTTACCGTAGAACTGCCTTATCTACTAGGTGTCATGCTAATCATCCTAAGAGCAAAATAACTGACAG GGAAGAGAAGGGCTCTTTCAAGTGTCCGCGCTCCAGTCAGAGAGAAACTCACGTCAATTCATCATCGGATACTCCAGACTTGAAAGTAGAGGGAAGAAGAGCCGAGTTATTAACAGGAAAGCAGAGCCATACAGAAAAAGTAGAAGAAACGAATTCAAATGCCACAGAGGAATCCACATACCGA GCACTGATTCAAGAACTGGatcaggagaaagaaaggaggtgGAAAGCAGAACAAGCTGAGAAGAAACTAATAGAGCATGTCAAAGAACTACAGAAACATGCAAAAGAAGACAAGAATATTCAGAGTATGGCTGTATACACTACAGATAG GTTAAAGGAACTGATATTGAAAGAGAGAGAGGTTAAAACAAGATTGCAAGCAGATGTCCAGCAATTGAAAGGTGAAGCTGAAAGACTTACTAATGAGTTAAATCAGGcaagaaataaagaagcagaatatCAGAAGGCCATGCAAGCTTTAGAAGAAACACTATCCAAGATGGAGACACAGAGGTTACAGCAACGAACAGCAGAG ATGAAACAGATTCAAGAAGCAGAAATTAAAGCATCAGCCAGTGAAAGAGAAGTACAGTTGCTCCGGATATCACTTCGACAACAGAAGGAGAAGGTAAAACAACTACATGAACTTCTCATATTAAGAGAGCAAGAACAGAG GAAAGAACTTGAAACTCGAGTTGCTTTAAATGGACCTGAATTCCAGCATGTCTTGTCAAAAGAAGTGGCTAAAGAAGAGCAGAGGCATGAAGAGCGTGTTAAAGAATTTCAGGAGAAAATTAATATGTTAAACCAGAAGTATATGGAGTTAGAGGATGAATTTCGTTTAGCTTTAACTATTGAAGCAAAAAGGTTTAAAGAG GTTagagatgcttttgaaaatgttgctgcTGAGCTAGCTGAACATAAACAGGCCCTCTTTCAGtatgaacaaaaggaaaaacagatggcAAGTCTGATCCAAGACCTGACAAGTATAgtgaaagaacagaaagcaaacatTACAGAATTATTAAAATCAAAGCAAGAAGCCACTGCAAACCTCAAG TGTCGAACTGGAGAGCTTGAAACTGTGGCTGAGGAGGACAAGCAGAAGGCTGTGAAAATTGAACTCCTgaagaaggaaaatgcaaaacTTACTTCTCAGCTGACAGCCCAGGAATCTCTGATTGATGggttaaaaatggaaagaaaaatatgggGACAGGAGTTGGCACAGCAGg GAGCTCATCTTGCTCAAGATCGGGGAAAACTGGAGGCAAAAATTGAGGTTTTAACAAATGAGattgagattttaaaaaagcaaaaggaacagGACAATGATGCTATAAGAATTAAAACCAAAATAGTGGATGATCAGACGGAAACAATTAGGAAATTAAAAGAA ggtttaaaagaaaaagatcaacAAATTAGAAAACAACATGAAGAAAGTACTGAAGCTCAGAGGATTTTTCAGATACAGTTGGATGAAAAAGCTGCTGAATTTGAAGAGCTAATGGAAAAATtagaaaggcaaaatgaaagaaaagaggagTTAAAGCAACTGCtagaagaaaaggaagtagaACTTGATGATGTTAAGAAAGCGCACAG tgccCTGAAAAAGAAGTGGCAAGGTAAAGGAGAACTATTAGGTCAGCTGGAGGTACAAGTTAAACAAATGAAGGAGAGCTTTGATATCAAAGAGAAGAAGTTGAttgaagagagaaataaaagtcTTCAAACTCAGAA ggTTGCAATGGAAAAGCTTCATGCAATGGATGATGCTTTTAGAAAACAACTTGAGTCAACATTAGCAGCCCATCAGACAGAACTGTTGCagctggaaaatgaaaagcaaaaacaaattgaagaagcaaatgaaaaa GTTTACCAAGTTGAAGAAGAAATGCGTCAGCTTCTGCAGGAAAtggcaaacaacaaaaaatccatggaaaataaaataagacGACTTACAAATGCACTGAATGACATTCAACAAGATCTCTGA
- the LRRCC1 gene encoding leucine-rich repeat and coiled-coil domain-containing protein 1 isoform X1 — translation MAGAGAGAGRGELSLMDRGLQSLLEVALSAELRTLNLHCNRIARIEGLGHLRGLQHLDLSSNQIRLMEGLGSLASLRTLNLSCNLITRVEGLEKLLNLTVLNLSYNRIHDLSGFQCLHGTSHKISRIELHSNCIDNMNHFLQCTKGLHSLTNLTLEKNGKTNPICHTAGYREIVLQTLPQLTVLDGRNIYGEPVDLAEENLQCLDDILDCLVSSASPLYKDKNCATLPVVTPHIDQALAHFRQRTRIPLQSAASSSTEAVSSSEPEKVKLDKIHSEMRIKKIEDQISQILQKVSDASRKDAPPNVLKAKRDTDPTSESEHESGKENDRKVVKRSKIPTYRRTALSTRCHANHPKSKITDREEKGSFKCPRSSQRETHVNSSSDTPDLKVEGRRAELLTGKQSHTEKVEETNSNATEESTYRALIQELDQEKERRWKAEQAEKKLIEHVKELQKHAKEDKNIQSMAVYTTDRLKELILKEREVKTRLQADVQQLKGEAERLTNELNQARNKEAEYQKAMQALEETLSKMETQRLQQRTAEMKQIQEAEIKASASEREVQLLRISLRQQKEKVKQLHELLILREQEQRKELETRVALNGPEFQHVLSKEVAKEEQRHEERVKEFQEKINMLNQKYMELEDEFRLALTIEAKRFKEVRDAFENVAAELAEHKQALFQYEQKEKQMASLIQDLTSIVKEQKANITELLKSKQEATANLKCRTGELETVAEEDKQKAVKIELLKKENAKLTSQLTAQESLIDGLKMERKIWGQELAQQGAHLAQDRGKLEAKIEVLTNEIEILKKQKEQDNDAIRIKTKIVDDQTETIRKLKEVSQGLKEKDQQIRKQHEESTEAQRIFQIQLDEKAAEFEELMEKLERQNERKEELKQLLEEKEVELDDVKKAHSALKKKWQGKGELLGQLEVQVKQMKESFDIKEKKLIEERNKSLQTQKVAMEKLHAMDDAFRKQLESTLAAHQTELLQLENEKQKQIEEANEKVYQVEEEMRQLLQEMANNKKSMENKIRRLTNALNDIQQDL, via the exons AtggcgggggccggcgccggcgccggccgcggggagCTCAGCCTCATGGACAGGGGCCTTCAGAG CCTGCTGGAGGTCGCCCTGAGCGCGGAGCTGCGCACGCTCAACCTGCACTGCAACCGCATCGCCAGGATCGAGGGGCTCGGCCACCTCCGCGGCTTGCAGCACTTGGATCTGTCGTCCAACCAAATCCGCCTCATGGAGGGACTCGGCTCCCTGGCCAGCCTGCGCACGCTGAACCTGTCCTGCAACCTCATCACCAGGGTGGAGG GACTAGAAAAACTCCTTAACTTAACTGTGCTGAATTTGTCATATAACCGCATACATGATCTCTCTG GATTTCAGTGCCTTCATGGAACCAGTCATAAGATTAGTCGGATTGAACTTCACAGCAACTGCATAGACAATATGAATCATTTCCTTCAGTGCACAAAGGGGCTGCACTCTTTGACCAATctcacattagaaaaaaatggaaagaccAATCCAATTTGTCACACAGCAG gttATAGAGAAATTGTTCTTCAGACTTTGCCCCAGCTAACAGTTCTAGATGGAAGAAATATTTATGGTGAACCAGTAGATTTGGCAGAAGAAAACTTGCAGTGTTTAGATGATATTTTGGACTGTTTGGTTTCATCTGCGTCCCCCCTGTACAAAGATAAG AATTGTGCTACGTTACCGGTGGTGACACCTCATATTGACCAGGCATTAGCGCATTTTCGTCAACGAACAAGGATACCACTACAAAGTGCTGCCAGCTCCTCTACAGAGGCAGTCTCATCTTCAGAACCAGAAAAGGTCAAACTGGATAAAATACACAGTGAgatgaggattaaaaaaatagaagatcaAATTTCACAGATACTgcaaaag GTATCTGATGCCTCAAGAAAGGATGCTCCTCCAAATGTTCTCAAAGCTAAGAGAGACACAGATCCAACTTCTGAGAGTGAACATGAGAGTGGGAAAGAAAACGACAGAAAAGTTGTGAAAAGAAGCAAGATCCCTACTTACCGTAGAACTGCCTTATCTACTAGGTGTCATGCTAATCATCCTAAGAGCAAAATAACTGACAG GGAAGAGAAGGGCTCTTTCAAGTGTCCGCGCTCCAGTCAGAGAGAAACTCACGTCAATTCATCATCGGATACTCCAGACTTGAAAGTAGAGGGAAGAAGAGCCGAGTTATTAACAGGAAAGCAGAGCCATACAGAAAAAGTAGAAGAAACGAATTCAAATGCCACAGAGGAATCCACATACCGA GCACTGATTCAAGAACTGGatcaggagaaagaaaggaggtgGAAAGCAGAACAAGCTGAGAAGAAACTAATAGAGCATGTCAAAGAACTACAGAAACATGCAAAAGAAGACAAGAATATTCAGAGTATGGCTGTATACACTACAGATAG GTTAAAGGAACTGATATTGAAAGAGAGAGAGGTTAAAACAAGATTGCAAGCAGATGTCCAGCAATTGAAAGGTGAAGCTGAAAGACTTACTAATGAGTTAAATCAGGcaagaaataaagaagcagaatatCAGAAGGCCATGCAAGCTTTAGAAGAAACACTATCCAAGATGGAGACACAGAGGTTACAGCAACGAACAGCAGAG ATGAAACAGATTCAAGAAGCAGAAATTAAAGCATCAGCCAGTGAAAGAGAAGTACAGTTGCTCCGGATATCACTTCGACAACAGAAGGAGAAGGTAAAACAACTACATGAACTTCTCATATTAAGAGAGCAAGAACAGAG GAAAGAACTTGAAACTCGAGTTGCTTTAAATGGACCTGAATTCCAGCATGTCTTGTCAAAAGAAGTGGCTAAAGAAGAGCAGAGGCATGAAGAGCGTGTTAAAGAATTTCAGGAGAAAATTAATATGTTAAACCAGAAGTATATGGAGTTAGAGGATGAATTTCGTTTAGCTTTAACTATTGAAGCAAAAAGGTTTAAAGAG GTTagagatgcttttgaaaatgttgctgcTGAGCTAGCTGAACATAAACAGGCCCTCTTTCAGtatgaacaaaaggaaaaacagatggcAAGTCTGATCCAAGACCTGACAAGTATAgtgaaagaacagaaagcaaacatTACAGAATTATTAAAATCAAAGCAAGAAGCCACTGCAAACCTCAAG TGTCGAACTGGAGAGCTTGAAACTGTGGCTGAGGAGGACAAGCAGAAGGCTGTGAAAATTGAACTCCTgaagaaggaaaatgcaaaacTTACTTCTCAGCTGACAGCCCAGGAATCTCTGATTGATGggttaaaaatggaaagaaaaatatgggGACAGGAGTTGGCACAGCAGg GAGCTCATCTTGCTCAAGATCGGGGAAAACTGGAGGCAAAAATTGAGGTTTTAACAAATGAGattgagattttaaaaaagcaaaaggaacagGACAATGATGCTATAAGAATTAAAACCAAAATAGTGGATGATCAGACGGAAACAATTAGGAAATTAAAAGAAGTAAGTCAG ggtttaaaagaaaaagatcaacAAATTAGAAAACAACATGAAGAAAGTACTGAAGCTCAGAGGATTTTTCAGATACAGTTGGATGAAAAAGCTGCTGAATTTGAAGAGCTAATGGAAAAATtagaaaggcaaaatgaaagaaaagaggagTTAAAGCAACTGCtagaagaaaaggaagtagaACTTGATGATGTTAAGAAAGCGCACAG tgccCTGAAAAAGAAGTGGCAAGGTAAAGGAGAACTATTAGGTCAGCTGGAGGTACAAGTTAAACAAATGAAGGAGAGCTTTGATATCAAAGAGAAGAAGTTGAttgaagagagaaataaaagtcTTCAAACTCAGAA ggTTGCAATGGAAAAGCTTCATGCAATGGATGATGCTTTTAGAAAACAACTTGAGTCAACATTAGCAGCCCATCAGACAGAACTGTTGCagctggaaaatgaaaagcaaaaacaaattgaagaagcaaatgaaaaa GTTTACCAAGTTGAAGAAGAAATGCGTCAGCTTCTGCAGGAAAtggcaaacaacaaaaaatccatggaaaataaaataagacGACTTACAAATGCACTGAATGACATTCAACAAGATCTCTGA
- the LRRCC1 gene encoding leucine-rich repeat and coiled-coil domain-containing protein 1 isoform X3, protein MFCGSRKARGAAVEWGGKFEVRAAWRGPAPAPAAGSSASWTGAFRGLEKLLNLTVLNLSYNRIHDLSGFQCLHGTSHKISRIELHSNCIDNMNHFLQCTKGLHSLTNLTLEKNGKTNPICHTAGYREIVLQTLPQLTVLDGRNIYGEPVDLAEENLQCLDDILDCLVSSASPLYKDKNCATLPVVTPHIDQALAHFRQRTRIPLQSAASSSTEAVSSSEPEKVKLDKIHSEMRIKKIEDQISQILQKVSDASRKDAPPNVLKAKRDTDPTSESEHESGKENDRKVVKRSKIPTYRRTALSTRCHANHPKSKITDREEKGSFKCPRSSQRETHVNSSSDTPDLKVEGRRAELLTGKQSHTEKVEETNSNATEESTYRALIQELDQEKERRWKAEQAEKKLIEHVKELQKHAKEDKNIQSMAVYTTDRLKELILKEREVKTRLQADVQQLKGEAERLTNELNQARNKEAEYQKAMQALEETLSKMETQRLQQRTAEMKQIQEAEIKASASEREVQLLRISLRQQKEKVKQLHELLILREQEQRKELETRVALNGPEFQHVLSKEVAKEEQRHEERVKEFQEKINMLNQKYMELEDEFRLALTIEAKRFKEVRDAFENVAAELAEHKQALFQYEQKEKQMASLIQDLTSIVKEQKANITELLKSKQEATANLKCRTGELETVAEEDKQKAVKIELLKKENAKLTSQLTAQESLIDGLKMERKIWGQELAQQGAHLAQDRGKLEAKIEVLTNEIEILKKQKEQDNDAIRIKTKIVDDQTETIRKLKEVSQGLKEKDQQIRKQHEESTEAQRIFQIQLDEKAAEFEELMEKLERQNERKEELKQLLEEKEVELDDVKKAHSALKKKWQGKGELLGQLEVQVKQMKESFDIKEKKLIEERNKSLQTQKVAMEKLHAMDDAFRKQLESTLAAHQTELLQLENEKQKQIEEANEKVYQVEEEMRQLLQEMANNKKSMENKIRRLTNALNDIQQDL, encoded by the exons ATGTTTTGCGGCAGCCGTAAAGCGCGGGGCGCCGCCGTTGAGTGGGGAGGGAAATTCGAAGTGAGGGCGGCAtggcgggggccggcgccggcgccggccgcggggagCTCAGCCTCATGGACAGGGGCCTTCAGAG GACTAGAAAAACTCCTTAACTTAACTGTGCTGAATTTGTCATATAACCGCATACATGATCTCTCTG GATTTCAGTGCCTTCATGGAACCAGTCATAAGATTAGTCGGATTGAACTTCACAGCAACTGCATAGACAATATGAATCATTTCCTTCAGTGCACAAAGGGGCTGCACTCTTTGACCAATctcacattagaaaaaaatggaaagaccAATCCAATTTGTCACACAGCAG gttATAGAGAAATTGTTCTTCAGACTTTGCCCCAGCTAACAGTTCTAGATGGAAGAAATATTTATGGTGAACCAGTAGATTTGGCAGAAGAAAACTTGCAGTGTTTAGATGATATTTTGGACTGTTTGGTTTCATCTGCGTCCCCCCTGTACAAAGATAAG AATTGTGCTACGTTACCGGTGGTGACACCTCATATTGACCAGGCATTAGCGCATTTTCGTCAACGAACAAGGATACCACTACAAAGTGCTGCCAGCTCCTCTACAGAGGCAGTCTCATCTTCAGAACCAGAAAAGGTCAAACTGGATAAAATACACAGTGAgatgaggattaaaaaaatagaagatcaAATTTCACAGATACTgcaaaag GTATCTGATGCCTCAAGAAAGGATGCTCCTCCAAATGTTCTCAAAGCTAAGAGAGACACAGATCCAACTTCTGAGAGTGAACATGAGAGTGGGAAAGAAAACGACAGAAAAGTTGTGAAAAGAAGCAAGATCCCTACTTACCGTAGAACTGCCTTATCTACTAGGTGTCATGCTAATCATCCTAAGAGCAAAATAACTGACAG GGAAGAGAAGGGCTCTTTCAAGTGTCCGCGCTCCAGTCAGAGAGAAACTCACGTCAATTCATCATCGGATACTCCAGACTTGAAAGTAGAGGGAAGAAGAGCCGAGTTATTAACAGGAAAGCAGAGCCATACAGAAAAAGTAGAAGAAACGAATTCAAATGCCACAGAGGAATCCACATACCGA GCACTGATTCAAGAACTGGatcaggagaaagaaaggaggtgGAAAGCAGAACAAGCTGAGAAGAAACTAATAGAGCATGTCAAAGAACTACAGAAACATGCAAAAGAAGACAAGAATATTCAGAGTATGGCTGTATACACTACAGATAG GTTAAAGGAACTGATATTGAAAGAGAGAGAGGTTAAAACAAGATTGCAAGCAGATGTCCAGCAATTGAAAGGTGAAGCTGAAAGACTTACTAATGAGTTAAATCAGGcaagaaataaagaagcagaatatCAGAAGGCCATGCAAGCTTTAGAAGAAACACTATCCAAGATGGAGACACAGAGGTTACAGCAACGAACAGCAGAG ATGAAACAGATTCAAGAAGCAGAAATTAAAGCATCAGCCAGTGAAAGAGAAGTACAGTTGCTCCGGATATCACTTCGACAACAGAAGGAGAAGGTAAAACAACTACATGAACTTCTCATATTAAGAGAGCAAGAACAGAG GAAAGAACTTGAAACTCGAGTTGCTTTAAATGGACCTGAATTCCAGCATGTCTTGTCAAAAGAAGTGGCTAAAGAAGAGCAGAGGCATGAAGAGCGTGTTAAAGAATTTCAGGAGAAAATTAATATGTTAAACCAGAAGTATATGGAGTTAGAGGATGAATTTCGTTTAGCTTTAACTATTGAAGCAAAAAGGTTTAAAGAG GTTagagatgcttttgaaaatgttgctgcTGAGCTAGCTGAACATAAACAGGCCCTCTTTCAGtatgaacaaaaggaaaaacagatggcAAGTCTGATCCAAGACCTGACAAGTATAgtgaaagaacagaaagcaaacatTACAGAATTATTAAAATCAAAGCAAGAAGCCACTGCAAACCTCAAG TGTCGAACTGGAGAGCTTGAAACTGTGGCTGAGGAGGACAAGCAGAAGGCTGTGAAAATTGAACTCCTgaagaaggaaaatgcaaaacTTACTTCTCAGCTGACAGCCCAGGAATCTCTGATTGATGggttaaaaatggaaagaaaaatatgggGACAGGAGTTGGCACAGCAGg GAGCTCATCTTGCTCAAGATCGGGGAAAACTGGAGGCAAAAATTGAGGTTTTAACAAATGAGattgagattttaaaaaagcaaaaggaacagGACAATGATGCTATAAGAATTAAAACCAAAATAGTGGATGATCAGACGGAAACAATTAGGAAATTAAAAGAAGTAAGTCAG ggtttaaaagaaaaagatcaacAAATTAGAAAACAACATGAAGAAAGTACTGAAGCTCAGAGGATTTTTCAGATACAGTTGGATGAAAAAGCTGCTGAATTTGAAGAGCTAATGGAAAAATtagaaaggcaaaatgaaagaaaagaggagTTAAAGCAACTGCtagaagaaaaggaagtagaACTTGATGATGTTAAGAAAGCGCACAG tgccCTGAAAAAGAAGTGGCAAGGTAAAGGAGAACTATTAGGTCAGCTGGAGGTACAAGTTAAACAAATGAAGGAGAGCTTTGATATCAAAGAGAAGAAGTTGAttgaagagagaaataaaagtcTTCAAACTCAGAA ggTTGCAATGGAAAAGCTTCATGCAATGGATGATGCTTTTAGAAAACAACTTGAGTCAACATTAGCAGCCCATCAGACAGAACTGTTGCagctggaaaatgaaaagcaaaaacaaattgaagaagcaaatgaaaaa GTTTACCAAGTTGAAGAAGAAATGCGTCAGCTTCTGCAGGAAAtggcaaacaacaaaaaatccatggaaaataaaataagacGACTTACAAATGCACTGAATGACATTCAACAAGATCTCTGA